The following proteins come from a genomic window of Gammaproteobacteria bacterium:
- a CDS encoding AAA15 family ATPase/GTPase: MLDKVELRNFGPLSKIDWHAIGKINLVIGGNGSGKTFLLKAMYSALRTLEEYKRGNEQRSASEILADKLYWTFQADKIGDLVAKGADAPLFCRIMLDGREFSYGFGKDTSKQISSLENHVPPRSSNSVFLPAKEVLSLHQIILKSRDQDKIFGFDDTYVDLARALRIPTTKGRNYKEFVTARQTLEKMLSGTVEYDDASSRWQFLKGRHKFPIGVTAEGIKKIAILDALLGNRYLDTSSIVFIDEPESALHPSAIASLLDIVAILAERGIQFFLASHSYFVVKKLFLISQIHHWSIPVISVDNEGWHMDNLKDGMPENPIINESIRLYEEEMEFALP; encoded by the coding sequence ATGCTAGACAAGGTTGAGTTGAGAAACTTTGGCCCCTTATCAAAGATTGACTGGCACGCCATTGGAAAGATAAATCTTGTGATCGGCGGTAACGGTAGTGGCAAAACCTTTTTACTCAAGGCTATGTACAGCGCCCTACGCACTCTGGAAGAGTACAAGCGCGGCAATGAGCAACGCTCCGCATCGGAAATCTTGGCGGATAAGCTCTATTGGACATTCCAGGCGGATAAAATTGGCGATCTGGTCGCCAAGGGCGCTGACGCGCCGCTCTTTTGCCGCATTATGCTCGATGGTCGTGAATTTAGTTATGGGTTCGGCAAAGATACCAGTAAACAAATTTCTTCCCTAGAAAATCATGTCCCACCACGCAGTAGTAATTCAGTTTTTTTACCAGCAAAGGAAGTCCTTTCACTACATCAGATAATCCTAAAATCCCGTGACCAAGACAAAATATTCGGTTTTGACGATACCTATGTTGATTTAGCACGCGCGCTACGCATCCCAACAACAAAGGGAAGGAATTATAAGGAATTTGTCACAGCAAGACAAACGCTTGAGAAAATGCTTAGTGGGACAGTAGAATACGATGATGCGTCGAGTCGCTGGCAATTTCTGAAGGGACGCCACAAATTTCCGATAGGAGTAACCGCCGAGGGTATCAAAAAGATTGCGATACTTGATGCCTTACTCGGCAACCGCTATCTGGACACCAGTTCTATCGTGTTTATCGATGAACCCGAATCGGCACTCCATCCCAGCGCCATCGCTAGCCTGCTAGATATTGTGGCAATACTGGCCGAACGTGGCATCCAGTTTTTTCTCGCTAGCCACTCCTATTTTGTAGTAAAGAAATTATTTTTGATATCCCAGATACATCATTGGTCTATCCCGGTGATCTCAGTCGATAATGAAGGTTGGCACATGGACAATCTAAAGGACGGTATGCCAGAAAATCCAATTATCAACGAGTCCATTCGTCTTTACGAAGAGGAAATGGAGTTCGCACTACCATGA